A single region of the Rattus rattus isolate New Zealand chromosome 8, Rrattus_CSIRO_v1, whole genome shotgun sequence genome encodes:
- the Hepacam gene encoding hepatocyte cell adhesion molecule yields MKREREALSRASRALRLSPFVYLLLIQPVPLEGVNITSPVRLIHGTVGKSALLSVQYSSTSSDKPVVKWQLKRDKPVTVVQSIGTEVIGTLRPDYRDRIRLFENGSLLLSDLQLADEGTYEVEISITDDTFTGEKTINLTVDVPISRPQVLVASTTVLELSEAFTLNCSHENGTKPSYTWLKDGKPLLNDSRMLLSPDQKVLTITRVLMEDDDLYSCVVENPISQVRSLPVKITVYRRSSLYIILSTGGIFLLVTLVTVCACWKPSKKSRKKRKLEKQNSLEYMDQNDDRLKSEADTLPRSGEQERKNPMALYILKDKDSSEPDENPATEPRSTTEPGPPGYSVSPPVPGRSPGLPIRSARRYPRSPARSPATGRTHTSPPRAPSSPGRSRSSSRSLRTAGVHRIREQDEAGQVEISA; encoded by the exons atgaagagagaaagggaagccctgtcAAGAGCCTCCAGGGCCCTGCGCCTCTCTCCTTTTGTCTACCTGCTTCTCATCCAACCAG TCCCCCTGGAGGGGGTGAACATCACCAGCCCAGTACGTCTGATCCACGGCACAGTGGGGAAGTCGGCCCTGCTTTCTGTGCAATACAGTAGCACCAGCAGCGACAAGCCCGTGGTGAAGTGGCAGCTGAAGCGTGACAAGCCAGTGACCGTGGTACAGTCTATAGGCACAGAGGTCATTGGCACTCTGCGGCCTGACTATCGAGACCGTATCCGGCTCTTTGAAAATGGCTCCTTGCTTCTCAGCGACCTGCAGTTGGCCGACGAAGGAACCTATGAAGTGGAGATCTCCATCACTGACGATACCTTCACTGGAGAGAAGACTATTAACCTCACTGTGGATG TGCCCATTTCAAGGCCACAGGTGTTAGTGGCTTCAACCACTGTGCTGGAGCTCAGCGAGGCCTTCACCCTCAACTGCTCCCACGAGAATGGCACCAAGCCTAGCTACACCTGGCTGAAGGATGGCAAGCCCCTCCTCAATGACTCCCGAATGCTCCTGTCCCCTGACCAAAAGGTACTCACCATCACTCGAGTACTCATGGAAGATGATGACCTGTACAGCTGTGTGGTGGAGAACCCTATCAGCCAGGTCCGCAGCTTGCCCGTCAAGATCACCGTGTATA GAAGAAGCTCCCTCTATATCATCTTGTCTACAGGAGGCATCTTCCTCCTTGTGACCCTGGTGACAGTCTGTGCCTGCTGGAAACCCTCAAAGAAGTCTAG gaagaagagaaagttggagaAGCAAAACTCCTTGGAATACATGGATCAGAATGATGACCGCCTCAAATCAGAAG CAGACACCCTACCCCGAAGTGGAGAACAGGAGCGGAAGAACCCAATGGCGCTCTATATCCTGAAGGACAAG GACTCCTCAGAGCCGGATGAGAATCCCGCTACAGAGCCACGAAGCACCACAGAACCCGGCCCGCCTGGCTACTCCGTGTCGCCGCCAGTCCCAGGACGCTCTCCGGGGCTCCCCATCCGCTCAGCCCGCCGCTACCCGCGCTCTCCAGCGCGCTCCCCCGCCACGGGCCGGACGCACACGTCGCCACCGCGGGCCCCGAGCTCGCCCGGCCGCTCACGCAGCTCCTCGCGCTCACTGCGGACTGCTGGCGTGCACAGAATCCGGGAGCAGGACGAGGCTGGGCAGGTGGAAATCAGTGCCTGA